ACAATTGAGTTTCTAGGTATATGGGAGAGATTAAACAATTCAAATTTTAAAGGGGTCGAATTCGATGCCTTTAAAAATATGTCCGGAAGTAATTCATTTACACTTTCTCCTCAAAAATGGATATTTAAAACCAATGCCATAGGCATAAAATCAAAGTCTGGCAAATATGGTGGAGGCACATATGCACATAAGGATATTGCTTTTGAATTTGCTTCATGGATAAGCTCCGAGTTTAGATTTTATTTAATAAAGGAATTTCAGAGATTAAAAACAATTGAAAATGAAAAAATAATTTCAGGATGGAATACTAAACGAATACTTGCAAAGGTTAATTATAAAATACATACAGACGCAATTAAGAAACATATCATCCCTGTTAAACTTTCAAATAAAATTGCTAGCATAATATATGCGAATGAAGCAGATGTTTTAAATATTGCGCTGTTTGGAATAACAGCACAAGATTGGAGGACTAAAAATCCAAACAAAGAAGGAAATATTAGAGATTATTCGACAGTAGAGCAACTTGTAGTAATTTCTAATTTGGAAAGTATAAATGCAGAGTTAATTCGATCTGGATTAAATCAAAAAGAAAGATTAATTAAACTAAACGAGATTGCAATTATTCAACTCAAGTCACTTTTAAATAATCAAACATTAAGAAAATTAGATCAAAAAAAGGTATAATTCGAAAATTGCACCCGTAGCTCAACTGGATAGAGCGCTTCGCTTCGGACGAAGAGGTTTTGGGGGTTCAAATCCCTCCGGGTGCACAAATTATTTCCTCTTGACCATTTACCATCATCTCGTGATATATTGTAAAGCGTGAAGTTTGTAATAATATCTGGTGGTGTTTTGTCAGGCCTTGGTAAAGGTATAACTTCAGCCTCTATAGGACTTCTCCTTAAAGCATCGGGTATTAAAGTAACTGCAATGAAATGCGATATGTATTTAAATGTAGATGCTGGAACAATGAACCCAATTGAACATGGTGAGGTTTTTGTAACAGATGACGGACTGGAAACTGATCAAGACCTAGGTCATTATGAAAGATTTCTTAATATAAATTTAGGTAAAGCTAACTACACCACAAATGGACAGATATATAAATTAATTTTAGAAAAAGAAAGACAACTTGACTATGCTGGTAA
This bacterium DNA region includes the following protein-coding sequences:
- a CDS encoding KilA-N domain-containing protein, which produces MKRQTKIIVKNISISFSQISNEDYISLTDIARYKNRTEPKSVVQNWMRNYNTIEFLGIWERLNNSNFKGVEFDAFKNMSGSNSFTLSPQKWIFKTNAIGIKSKSGKYGGGTYAHKDIAFEFASWISSEFRFYLIKEFQRLKTIENEKIISGWNTKRILAKVNYKIHTDAIKKHIIPVKLSNKIASIIYANEADVLNIALFGITAQDWRTKNPNKEGNIRDYSTVEQLVVISNLESINAELIRSGLNQKERLIKLNEIAIIQLKSLLNNQTLRKLDQKKV